In Nitrososphaera sp., the sequence CCCTACACCTATCTGTCGCAGTTTTTCCTTCAGAACGGGAAGTTTTTCAGTTCTAACGATGGCTTCTATCTTCTTCATCGATCGGCAAGACGGAATGCCCGGCAAAATGATATAAATTTATCGCTTAGAACATAATTATCATATTAATTTGACAGCGTGATGATTCAAGTCAGCAAAGGAATTGATCGCCGGGAGTGGTTTGGCTATTTTTGTACATACGCTGAAAACAGGGAATGTCTGCAAACGTAAATAGTCGCCGGGGCCTGTACACTTTTGAAAAGCTCGTATGGCAGACTTGCAAAAGACAGGCGGCGTACGCGTCGCCGACTACCTGATAAAGAGCCTCTATGGGTGCGGAGTGAGACATGTATTCGGGGTCCCGGGAGATTATGTTCTCGGATTTTACGACCGGCTGGAAAAGACAAAGAGGCTTGAAATCGTGACGACCTGCGACGAGCAGGGCGCCGGCTTTGCAGCTGACGCCTATGCGAGGATTAGGGGTCTTGGAGTGGTCTGCATAACTTATGGAGTAGGGGGGTTAAAGGTGGCCAACACCACCTCGCAAGCCTTTGCTGAAAAATCACCGGTCATTGTGATTAGCGGATCGCCCGGCATGGACGAGCGGCTTGACGACCCGCTGCTTCATCACAAGGTGAGCGACTTTGGCATGCAAAAGCGGGTGTTTGACGAAATGACCTGCGAAGCGGCGGTCATTGACGACGCCGGCACTGCCGCCGAAAAGATCGACCGGGTGATAAGGTCAGTCTTGCGCTTCAAGCAGCCCGGCTACATCGAAATTCCGCGTGATGTCGCAGGCCAGCACATCCGGACAGCCGGACCGGAAAATCCGATAATGGCCGCGCGTCAGCCAAACGACACGCCTACGATACGCGAGGCAGGAGGCGAGGCAGTCTCGATGATTCTTGCCGCCAAAAAGCCGGTGATAATCGCAGGCGAGGAAATACACCGGTTTGGGCTTCAAGAAACCCTTCTCCTGTTTATTCAGCGAACCGGCATCCCGGCAGCAGCTACAATCCTGGGCAAGTCGGTCATTGACGAGTTGCACCCACTTTATGCCGGAATTTACGAAGGCGCGGTCGGCCGCAAGGAGACAAGGGAGTTTGTCGAATCAAGCGACTGCATAATAATTCTTGGCGCGTCCCTGAGCGACGTCACACTTGGCATGTTCACCGCAAAGCTCGACAGGTCAAAGACTATCTATGCCGCCTCGGAAAAGATTGCAATCCGCCACCACAGGTTCGACGACATTACCATGCAGGGTTTTTTGGAATATCTTGCCAAATCCACCGAACTCGCGCAAAAGGCTCCGAGGAGAAATGACATCCCTCACCCGCCCCCGCCCAAGAACCCGCGCGCTACTCCGGGGAGCAAAATCACTGTGGACTATTTGGTTGAGCGGATTAACTTCTTTTTAAAGGACGGGATGATGGTACTTGCAGACGTCGGCGACTCGCTGTTTGCGAGCGCGGACATTGTGATAAGAGGCAAGACCAAGTTTCTGTCGCCGGCCTACTACGCATCGCTGGGGTTTGCAGTGCCCGGCTCCATCGGCGCGCAGATGGCCGAGCCTTCGCTACGGCCACTCGTGCTTGTAGGCGACGGGGCCTTTCAGATGACCGGAATTGAGCTTGCGACCGCGGCAAAATACAAGCTGAATCCAATCGTCATAGTTCTCAATAACGGAATCTATCTTACTGAGGAATCGATTCTCCCAGGGCAATTCAACGATCTCCAGCCCTGGGATTACAGCCGGATGACTGATGTTGTCGGCAATGGCAGGGGTTTTGTAATAGAGACGGAGGAAGAGCTCGATGCGGCGCTTGCCGAGGCGGAAAAATCCACCGGCGCATTCTGCCTTCTCGATGTGAGGCTCAGCCGCTCTGACCGGTCAAGAGCTCTTCAGCAAATGTCAAAATACATGTCGCAGAAAGCTTCGTTCAAGTAAGACCGGAAGGCTCGGAAAAAGTGGAACACGTAAAGGACTGCTCTTTCAGTCGCCCTGTCCTTCTATTACCACCATGGTCAGGCTCGACTTTATCCCGTCCGTAGTCCTGACGTTGCTCACAACCTTTTTGATGTCGCTCTCCGTGTCGGCTCGAACCCTGGCTATTACGTCGTAAACTCCAAACACGCCCTTGACCTCCGCCACCCCTGACAATTTCTTGAGCTGCTTTATTACAGAGTCCTCGGAGCCCAGGTCACAGTTAATGAGCACGTATGCTTCTGCCATGCCACAACAGCCGTTGGACACAATATTAAACTATTATGTTACAGAAAAATCTGAGCCTTAGGCTTAACTTACGCAAAAGTCTGCCATCACAGGTCGCGCAGCTTCTGGTTGCACCATGAGCATCAGCCGTACTCTGGTGCTCTCGAGACATCGCAACTCCTTCAGAAGTGCCTTTCTCTTCCTACGATCAAGATAGCCTCTTCAGAATAATTTCCCGCTACCCGTAAATACCGATAGTACAGTGTTCTAGTAGAAACTAGAGTGCGGAAGATCAGGAAGACGAAAACAAGCCCGCAGGGCGATAAACATGGTTCAGGCTACAATGCAGATTCATGTGCTGTATGCAAAAGCACAGGCTACTTTGACAGTGCGGCGACCCTATTGTGCTCATTTTGCAACGGGACAAAGGAAAGTACAAAGGCCGCCGAGAGTTTTATGCGCTCGCACCCCTGCCAGTGCATTTTCTCCGACAGAAAGAACTGCCCGCTGTGCGGGTCTATCTGTCATCACAGCACAAGCAACAGGCCAAAACTTCTAGTGGTACAGCCACCGCCCAGATAGGCAGCCAAATCATCTTTCTTTGGCCAAGTTCTGACTTCATTTTCTATTCCTCTTAAGGTGCAAGAACCGATGCACCACGCGGTGAATAAAGAGAAGGCAATTTGTCACCCATGTTATCGCAGGCGCCAAGGCCTGAAGCTAGGCCGGCGTATCTAGCATTGCAGTCCGCCCCGTCATTGATATTGACCAATGAATTTCATTATAGCCGCTTTTGCTTCTCGCTCATGCCCAAAAAGCAAATGTCCGCCCGTAGCGTATTCTATATGGACAGCATTTGGAGTCTTTTCAGCGGCGTAAGCCGAGTGCGATGGGGAGGTGGAAAACATTGCATTTGCAGGGGGGCCAAGGTCATCTTTGGCATCTATTATTAGAGTTGGCACGCGGATTTGCTCTAGAGGATAATTGATTCGGGCAAAATCGGTTGTGTGGTGCGATATGCCCGGTTCACGCTCGCTGATTGGAAGCAGGGAAGGAATCACAACGTTTGACACCCAGGCGTTGTCCTGTGGAGAAAGCCCTGCCTTCAGCTCCGGTGTCACTGCAAAAAATGTTACGAAGGTCGGCTGCAGATATTTCGTTGTCAGCCACATGAGAAAATCAGACTTGAGCATCGCATCATGAAGTTGATTATTGATATCCATAGCTGATGGGGGTTGAATGTGATGTACTATCGCAGAAACGAGTATGAGCGAGGACGTTCGATCTGCGTGTCTCAATGCAAATTCAATAGAAGATGGACCCCCTACAGAATAGCCTATAACCGCCACTTTTGATGTAACGTTTAATCTGTCAAGTAAAGAAGAATAGGCATCAGCTTCTGAAGCCAGGCTAGCATTGCCTGCGCTTGGCGGCACTGGTATACCGAGGAATCCAAACATAGAGGGGCAATTATTCGGACATTGTTTTGATCAAGCAGTACTTGTGACAGTATCAATGCATGATCATGACCCGGCCCATGTACAAACAATACGGGATATCAGTGACCCACGTCTGCATACTGCATTGGACCGTAAGCAGTGTTTAGCACGTGACTTCCTTCGGAAATACGATGCTGTGCAACCGCGAGATCAGATTGGAAGCTAGTGTACAGGGAACCGAATATTCCGATTGTCACTGCAGTCAAAGCAGTTCCAACAAGCAGGCAATATCTCGATTTTTTTGAGTCACGATTCCTCAAAACAATAAATGCGATGACTCCGCCAATGATTTGAAGAAATATGGGAAGAAGATACCATAGCCTGCTTGCTCTGGATTTAGCCGGTATCTGCTTTGCCACTGGTTATCTGAAATCGAATAGGTAGTTAACGGCTCGGAATGCACTGCATTGCAATGAGATTATGCGGTTTTACTCACATTGTCCCGAACCTGTCCTCATCCCGAACCCCCACTGTTGCCGATATTTGTTCATCAGTTCAGGCAACAAGCAAGGTAAGGTGGGCACTTGGCCTTGTGACAGAACCGAAGATCTGAATGGCAGGTTACCCAGCCACTAGGCCGTTACCCATCCACACGGTAGGTGCGTGACTCCCAGTGGCAGCACTGGAGTCTGATAATTATTTGGCAATTGCAGTATTTATGGCTGCCAAGTCTCTCAATAGACATGCAATAAGGTCAAGGATCCTAATATGGAGAGAATCCAATGAAGATTCCGATCATGCCGGCCATTATCCATTGTGACCAATATTGGGAGCGAGTATGATTGTTCAATCCTTTCACGGCTATAAAAACAAGTCAACACGTCAAAAAGAAATTAGGATCATTCAATTGTTCGCCGAAGATTGAGGTAATACGCCATCCTTGACGCACCAAATTTAATTAGCCCGGGGTGCGGAATCGTCGTAAGCACCTATGGCCAAGACCTTGCATTGTCCCAAGTGCGGCGGAACACAGAACGTTTCTGATGACTTTATCCACACTCTAAACT encodes:
- a CDS encoding thiamine pyrophosphate-binding protein, translated to MADLQKTGGVRVADYLIKSLYGCGVRHVFGVPGDYVLGFYDRLEKTKRLEIVTTCDEQGAGFAADAYARIRGLGVVCITYGVGGLKVANTTSQAFAEKSPVIVISGSPGMDERLDDPLLHHKVSDFGMQKRVFDEMTCEAAVIDDAGTAAEKIDRVIRSVLRFKQPGYIEIPRDVAGQHIRTAGPENPIMAARQPNDTPTIREAGGEAVSMILAAKKPVIIAGEEIHRFGLQETLLLFIQRTGIPAAATILGKSVIDELHPLYAGIYEGAVGRKETREFVESSDCIIILGASLSDVTLGMFTAKLDRSKTIYAASEKIAIRHHRFDDITMQGFLEYLAKSTELAQKAPRRNDIPHPPPPKNPRATPGSKITVDYLVERINFFLKDGMMVLADVGDSLFASADIVIRGKTKFLSPAYYASLGFAVPGSIGAQMAEPSLRPLVLVGDGAFQMTGIELATAAKYKLNPIVIVLNNGIYLTEESILPGQFNDLQPWDYSRMTDVVGNGRGFVIETEEELDAALAEAEKSTGAFCLLDVRLSRSDRSRALQQMSKYMSQKASFK
- a CDS encoding Lrp/AsnC ligand binding domain-containing protein — encoded protein: MAEAYVLINCDLGSEDSVIKQLKKLSGVAEVKGVFGVYDVIARVRADTESDIKKVVSNVRTTDGIKSSLTMVVIEGQGD
- a CDS encoding alpha/beta hydrolase translates to MFGFLGIPVPPSAGNASLASEADAYSSLLDRLNVTSKVAVIGYSVGGPSSIEFALRHADRTSSLILVSAIVHHIQPPSAMDINNQLHDAMLKSDFLMWLTTKYLQPTFVTFFAVTPELKAGLSPQDNAWVSNVVIPSLLPISEREPGISHHTTDFARINYPLEQIRVPTLIIDAKDDLGPPANAMFSTSPSHSAYAAEKTPNAVHIEYATGGHLLFGHEREAKAAIMKFIGQYQ